A single region of the Podospora pseudopauciseta strain CBS 411.78 chromosome 1, whole genome shotgun sequence genome encodes:
- a CDS encoding hypothetical protein (EggNog:ENOG503P57R) yields the protein MIPNHAPKPSVTRQDSQSSQGSQGGSVWLADCQQYRNVIESLASSEPRLRRRDPRLELKNIPWPFKNTRIAVLESPSAGSPFTRKPWQCSDPAKFRLSLTDESPASGPDGRRIIIMEGQAPAHIGTLGTHFNIHPAFFVDHERDNAPEAFKSNDAYYNISLPCVQKEHVTMRYYQLISLPNDLQSNFRVFCAETGRTVTTTRILGKFADTVCLHRKCSIWRRPRENGTGWDCIVITDPPLRYVGTSYEAYNPIPVSPITRFHQGGYPDFIPHQRQMKNLHRGGPPRTTLLDDLCFYLDHHWDLFDSHGTDLVLTLAQKIVASHYRQHVGFLQTYISHVQHSMSRQENLEYFNTTAVEKQWSDVQSYERRLSYYCIDLESIMIQCRIPFQAPNVLSGSGSSSEADFQFLYMALKDVRRRVELLSSSITGLAGMAGNRQAVEEQVLSRQEATSVKALTVVGLVFIPLGFVASLFGMEDWFAPGGERFWMYWAVAVPVSVVAFGLYFFAKVVRGGGMGKRRVEGKGMC from the coding sequence ATGATCCCAAACCATGCCCCCAAGCCTTCCGTTACAAGGCAAGACAGTCAGTCTAGCCAAGGAAGCCAAGGGGGCAGCGTCTGGCTTGCCGATTGCCAGCAGTACCGAAACGTCATCGAGAGTCTCGCCTCGTCCGAGCCTAGGTTGAGACGTAGAGACCCCAGACTCGAACTCAAGAACATACCCTGGCCCTTCAAAAACACCAGAATCGCCGTGCTAGAGTCCCCATCCGCGGGCTCTCCCTTCACCAGAAAGCCGTGGCAGTGCAGCGACCCAGCAAAGTTCAGACTCTCCTTGACCGACGAATCACCCGCCTCAGGCCCAGATGGACGCcgaatcatcatcatggagGGCCAAGCCCCAGCCCACATCGGCACCCTGGGCACACACTTCAACATCCACCCCGCCTTCTTCGTCGACCACGAACGAGACAACGCCCCTGAAGCCTTCAAGTCCAACGACGCCTACTACAACATCTCGCTCCCATGCGTCCAAAAAGAGCATGTCACCATGAGATACTACCagctcatctccctccccaacgaCCTCCAAAGCAACTTTCGCGTCTTTTGCGCAGAAACCGGGCGCACCGTCACAACTACTCGAATCCTCGGTAAATTCGCCGACACAGTCTGCCTCCACAGGAAGTGCTCCATCTGGCGGCGCCCACGAGAAAATGGCACAGGCTGGGATTGCATCGTCATCACCGACCCCCCCCTCCGATACGTAGGGACCTCTTACGAAGCCTACAACCCGATTCCCGTCTCCCCCATCACGCGCTTCCACCAGGGGGGGTACCCCGACTtcatccctcaccaacgACAGATGAAAAACCTCCACCGCGGCGGCCCGCCCAGAACGACACTCCTCGACGACTTGTGCTTCTACCTCGATCACCACTGGGATTTATTCGACAGCCACGGCACCGACCTGGTCTTGACCCTCGCGCAAAAGATCGTCGCAAGCCATTACCGCCAACACGTCGGTTTTTTGCAGACGTACATCTCTCACGTGCAGCATAGCATGTCGAGGCAGGAGAATCTCGAGTatttcaacaccaccgcgGTAGAGAAACAGTGGTCAGATGTACAGTCGTATGAGCGGAGGTTGTCGTACTATTGTATTGATCTCGAGTCGATCATGATACAGTGTCGGATTCCGTTTCAGGCACCGAACGTTTTGTCTGGCAGTGGTTCGTCTTCCGAGGCAGATTTTCAGTTTTTGTACATGGCGTTGAAGGatgtgaggaggagggtcgAGCTTTTGAGCAGTAGTATCACTGGGCTGGCGGGGATGGCGGGGAATAggcaggcggtggaggagcaggtgtTGAGCAGGCAGGAGGCGACGAGCGTCAAGGCGTtgacggtggtggggttggtgtttaTACCGCTTGGGTTTGTAGCGAGCTTGTTTGGGATGGAGGATTGGTTTGCGCccgggggggagaggttttGGATGTATTGGGCGGTTGCCGTGCCGGTTAGTGTGGTGGCTTTTGGGCTGTATTTTTTTGcaaaggtggtgaggggtggggggatggggaagcgTAGGGtagaggggaaggggatgtGTTGA
- a CDS encoding hypothetical protein (EggNog:ENOG503NWG5): MAITRKQEREGSYRPESSWRMVEGSETGSFAYDEEIVPSNSDPSTSFDSQPVSIGASQPWSIGGSQDESIETYLSKAENDEQFILKSPFRPSVPQSVRHSSKEQHREPGPEFVMPKVEVESPTEEGGSAWSSTTIKSPKRPTPPPGLRKRLGMVKESPRVRGRRRSMRQSGELERPVPSDGILGSVFSWMLDVIGLAFWAIKYPIGFLLAVYVLSGTTIIAKNMVTKSLAVSLSPLCRLPGVSYLNVPFCGPTKSEDDKPANVDFDSLVDAQSLLEQVLERTVEGVTLPLDIKRSEATIRDLRTIVRHSNLKGKQELVLEFDGYIDTVRSVVHELSSFNVHVGSTVDSVISMNRWTARQLDTLEGDNVLKPRIENNDPWLSQMVEWVLSPFQPVVFTEDHLKVTYLRHASHVQDRIASLILEAQTVLSSLTKAEDHLEIIHEVAHRSTEEVKTSRQDILYTLWTLVGANNQKLKDFKSQLSVLGQIETQRLKAVKQVTGLVSDLIKIQAEIQGLRDDVSAAELVPSVPLSVHIATINSGVERLDSARARLKAIEAERVREVVGRGREGGEKLIDSKRW, translated from the coding sequence ATGGCCATCACTCGAAAGCAGGAGCGCGAGGGTTCGTACCGACCTGAAAGTTCATGGCGTATGGTGGAGGGCAGCGAGACGGGCAGCTTTGCCTACGACGAAGAGATTGTTCCCTCCAACAGCGACCCGTCCACCTCGTTTGATTCACAGCCTGTCAGCATTGGAGCCTCACAGCCATGGAGCATTGGTGGCTCGCAGGACGAGAGCATCGAGACATATCTCAGCAAAGCCGAGAACGATGAGCAATTTATCCTCAAGTCGCCCTTTCGCCCGTCGGTGCCACAATCTGTGAGGCATTCTTCGAAGGAACAACACCGTGAACCAGGGCCCGAGTTTGTCATGCCCAAGGTTGAGGTCGAGAGTCCAACTGAAGAGGGGGGCAGCGCCTGGTCCTCGACAACTATTAAATCTCCAAAGagaccaacaccaccacccgggCTACGGAAGCGTCTTGGCATGGTCAAGGAAAGTCCTAGAGTtcgaggccgacgacgaagtATGAGACAGTCAGGGGAACTGGAACGCCCCGTCCCGAGTGATGGCATTCTCGGTTCAGTATTCTCCTGGATGCTCGACGTGATTGGGCTTGCGTTTTGGGCCATCAAGTATCCGATCGGTTTCCTGCTGGCCGTCTATGTTTTATCTGGCACCACAATCATCGCCAAGAACATGGTCACCAAGTCGCTCGCAGTGTCTCTTTCACCGCTGTGCCGACTCCCTGGTGTCTCTTACCTGAACGTACCTTTTTGCGGACCCACCAAGTCTGAAGACGACAAGCCCGCAAACGTCGACTTTGACAGCTTGGTCGACGCCCAAAGCCTTCTGGAGCAGGTACTGGAAAGGACCGTGGAAGGCGTCACGCTCCCACTCGACATCAAGCGTTCCGAAGCCACCATTCGTGATTTGCGCACCATCGTCCGGCACAGCAACCTCAAGGGGAAGCAAGAGCTCGTTCTTGAATTTGACGGCTACATTGACACTGTTCGTTCGGTTGTCCACGAGCTCAGCAGCTTCAACGTCCACGTTGGGTCTACCGTTGACTCGGTCATCAGCATGAACCGCTGGACAGCCCGCCAGCTCGACACCTTGGAGGGAGACAATGTCCTCAAACCCAGGATTGAGAACAACGACCCCTGGCTCAGCCAAATGGTTGAGTGGGTTTTGTCTCCTTTCCAACCTGTGGTCTTTACGGAAGACCACCTGAAGGTTACCTACCTCCGCCACGCCTCCCACGTCCAAGACAGAATCGCCAGCCTCATTCTCGAAGCTCAGACCGTCTTGTCGTCTCTTACCAAGGCGGAGGACCACCTTGAAATCATCCATGAGGTCGCCCACCGCAGCACAGAGGAGGTCAAGACCTCGCGTCAGGATATCTTGTACACGCTCTGGACTCTGGTCGGGGCGAATAATCAGAAACTAAAGGACTTCAAGTCGCAGTTGAGTGTTCTTGGTCAAATTGAGACGCAGAGGTTAAAGGCGGTGAAGCAGGTTACGGGGCTGGTGTCGGATCTGATCAAAATACAGGCTGAGATTCAGGGGTTGAGGGATGATGTTTCGGCGGCGGAGCTGGTGCCGAGCGTACCGTTGAGTGTGCACATTGCGACGATTAACAGTGGGGTTGAGAGGTTGGATAGTGCGCGGGCGAGGTTGAAGGCTATTGAGGCGGAGAGGGttagggaggtggtggggcgggggagggaggggggggagaagttgaTTGATAGTaagaggtggtga
- a CDS encoding hypothetical protein (EggNog:ENOG503NXN2; COG:J): MSVFTFDPLGSDPARASSPWLKPTDPHKKSSLPADHPPTRKGTIGSGLLSDYGVTKLEPEPQEGPTEYKLHLLLRSRRRYEHISTATRISGSINRPSVESRTSKPAPALPGCSTTAQTRQDRLEHLTTQLLWRLQQSCPYHSGTATTVPVIPQLPDENFVRDAPIKLGKLLPGLEASRGALYEIGVADDGTLAGLTKDELDESLNTLRIMAASLGCNMKVLRKVAVGDCEWIDSSDSEEGSCSGPKGQRRQARLWVAEALVTPNLRPRDASHTGAARSTRLPDPTHGPLSTDQLRVTLTGPTTSGKSTLLGALSTGTLDNGRGKGRLGLLKHLHEVASGITSSVTQELVGYDGDRIVHYGHQDVESWIDIHNYTKSGRLVYLVDSAGHPKYRRTILRGIVGWAPHWTLLCIAANSYDIPTLVEPAADAYGPEQSMELASAHLDLCLRLRLPLVVAMTKLDLASVTIKKTLSRILSSIKKAGRVPMLIKSGPAGHSDLSIVSDQDAALIKDVAEALRTNDDPSAIVPIILTSAVDGRGIGTLHALLQSLPVPPTPTSHDYIGAALNPEQPACLFHVEDKYSLPASCALATSDADQQTDLGTVVAGYLRFGSLSIGDKIVVGPFPSEDAAGSPPRDQSPAGSYGLSLSHPSSNELSRIAARNAVSASAIKGEWHTASIVSIHNLRLPVQTLEAGQVGSIGIIFDQVRGEDGGVPMGTPRLRKGMVLAVPSQHMVSSGLSLQAASGLTAVFDGDNASVSELTVGSLVNIYVASVRTAARVSRVSRVQAPGRSDEGRSPTDDMDDVFGLGGDDNAAQQGQSEVGVGVGNGEVEVQLDLMNTREWVELGSKILVLEGRNRDRSGLEGFVGKVVEISE, encoded by the coding sequence ATGTCTGTCTTTACTTTCGACCCTCTAGGGTCCGATCCAGCACGAGCGTCCTCTCCATGGCTTAAACCAACCGATCCTCACAAGAAGTCTAGTCTCCCTGCGGATCATCCGCCAACGCGGAAAGGAACCATTGGGTCAGGCCTCTTATCAGACTACGGCGTCACCAAACTGGAGCCAGAGCCGCAAGAAGGCCCAACCGAGTACAAACTGCACCTCCTGCTGAGGTCTCGGAGGAGATATGAGCATATCAGCACCGCAACACGAATATCTGGCTCCATCAACCGCCCTTCAGTCGAATCCAGAACTTCCAAGCCAGCACCAGCCCTCCCAGGCTGTTCCACCACTGCACAAACTCGACAGGACCGCCTCGAGCACCTCACTACTCAGCTCCTATGGAGGCTGCAACAGTCATGTCCGTATCACTCTGGAACTGCCACCACAGTCCCGGTGATACCGCAGCTCCCTGACGAGAACTTCGTTCGGGACGCCCCGATCAAGCTGGGAAAACTGTTGCCGGGCCTGGAAGCTTCGAGAGGAGCTCTGTACGAGATCGGAGTTGCAGATGACGGCACGCTTGCTGGTCTCACCAAGGATGAGCTTGACGAAAGTCTCAACACACTTCGCATCATGGCTGCCAGCTTGGGATGCAACATGAAGGTGCTCCGCAAGGTTGCGGTTGGTGACTGCGAATGGATTGACTCATCCGACTCTGAAGAAGGGTCGTGCTCAGGACCAAAAGGTCAACGGCGACAGGCCAGGTTGTGGGTGGCCGAGGCCCTGGTTACACCCAATCTTCGACCTAGAGATGCCAGTCATACAGGTGCGGCACGTTCAACCAGGCTCCCTGACCCGACACACGGCCCGCTATCTACGGACCAGCTGCGGGTCACACTTACAGGGCCGACGACCTCTGGAAAATCAACACTTCTCGGCGCTCTCTCGACCGGGACGCTGGATAATGGGCGTGGGAAAGGTCGGCTTGGGTTGCTCAAGCACCTGCATGAGGTGGCCTCGGGTATCACGTCGTCTGTCACTCAGGAGCTTGTGGGATATGATGGTGACAGGATTGTCCACTATGGCCATCAAGATGTTGAGTCCTGGATTGACATTCACAACTACACCAAATCAGGGCGGCTTGTCTATCTGGTGGACTCTGCAGGACACCCAAAATACCGGCGTACTATTCTTCGAGGCATTGTAGGATGGGCACCGCACTGGACTCTTCTCTGCATAGCAGCCAACAGTTACGACATCCCCACGCTTGTTGAGCCCGCAGCGGATGCCTATGGCCCGGAACAGAGCATGGAATTGGCATCAGCCCACCTCGACCTTTGTCTACGGCTTCGGCTTCCCTTGGTTGTGGCTATGACAAAACTGGATTTGGCAAGCGTAACCATCAAGAAAACTCTCAGCAGGATCTTGTCAAGCATCAAAAAGGCCGGCCGAGTCCCCATGTTAATCAAAAGTGGACCAGCAGGGCATAGCGACCTCAGCATTGTCTCGGATCAAGACGCAGCTCTCATCAAAGACGTTGCCGAAGCGCTTCGTACAAACGACGACCCATCGGCTATCGTCCCTATCATCCTCACCAGCGCAGTAGACGGCCGAGGAATCGGCACACTCCACGCCTTACTCCAGAGCCTACCTGTCCCCCCTACCCCAACGTCACACGACTACATCGGTGCAGCCTTGAACCCGGAACAGCCCGCCTGCCTGTTCCACGTCGAAGATAAATACAGCCTCCCCGCCTCCTGCGCTCTTGCCACCAGCGACGCGGATCAGCAAACCGATCTAGGAACGGTAGTCGCGGGGTATCTAAGGTTTGGCAGCCTGTCGATCGGGGATAAGATCGTGGTTGGCCCTTTTCCTTCCGAGGATGCTGCCGGCTCACCACCGCGTGACCAGTCCCCAGCGGGAAGTTATGGGCTTTCTTTGTCGCATCCGTCGTCTAATGAGCTGAGCCGGATTGCTGCTAGGAATGCGGTTTCTGCTTCGGCGATTAAAGGGGAGTGGCACACTGCGAGTATTGTGAGCATTCATAACTTGAGGCTGCCGGTGCAGACGCTTGAGGCGGGGCAGGTTGGGTCTATTGGGATTATTTTTGATCAGGTcaggggtgaggatgggggggttcCTATGGGGAcgccgaggttgaggaaggggatggTGTTGGCGGTGCCGAGCCAGCATATGGTTTCTTCCGGGCTGTCGCTTCAGGCTGCTAGTGGGTTGACGGCGGTGTTTGACGGTGATAATGCTTCTGTTAGCGAGCTGACGGTGGGGAGTTTGGTGAATATCTATGTTGCTAGTGTGAGGACCGCGGCGAGGGTGTCACGGGTGTCGAGAGTGCAAGCTCCAGGAAGGAGCGACGAGGGGAGGTCGCCAACGGATGATATGGATGACGTATTTGGCCTGGGGGGAGATGACAACGCCGCTCAGCAAGGACAGTCggaggtgggggttggggttgggaatggggaggtggaggttcaGCTGGATTTGATGAATACACGGGAGTGGGTTGAGCTTGGGAGTAAGAttttggtgctggaggggaggaatAGGGATCGGTCGGGGCTGGAGGGGTTCGTAGGGAAGGTGGTTGAGATTTCGGAGTGA
- a CDS encoding hypothetical protein (EggNog:ENOG503P0X9; COG:S): protein MSAPPPQGPGGFSLFPNTTARPPSRSQNQQRPPTRSGTPQEGPSNSTEASPPRGSRIRRDSSVREGKQRVVSTNPWQHALDARESQRRQYPQESEAGPSNAVPVPDPVVETACAQPVSDPPQRCETAFSEAQTLVRSNSARSRSSIAKPPLTYAPAGQSSSSGGPSSSSHQNPPQLRSIFPTYNPELPLDRQEYYPKEASPTRIPQAAISRPLYSPRRERAPTVTSNHNPQSPPQGPIQSPAPTTTSSRWPRHHEPAVIPPVSSTEELRSLWKVTNGWKASSLEGRPFCLKLTTTPDAPVYTLSSSTSQPFYCLRIDPTSASALVSLSRYDPNKPFKQSPPSPNSGSPSQSPTPGGVSQSANIINSSPSTPPSSTSLRTSMSLRTSKSTRSLQHNAKNWLEVLTTSLTPPGLRNENDGLVAQLWPSAAARLVADRSNDATTVALAQQESARLVFDPDSGNHFLVHPALAMPFCVTIERNPVYSRTEYTLEHLESPVHLAKLTRDGTGQGWLEVDTSIAAKIEAVYLVDVVVAALVLVAHGDDQYTAGVEVFEPPPVVFGGGNGSVISGDRRSSRSSRRAGGDSRASMRREEKQRKKEAKKAEKRSKSRSSKKRMEQFEIDLESQDSEYGKRSVKEKEEKLPAVLRALVWLIKIFFKCLIGSLALVFKCLGGIINGLARCCGLGKL, encoded by the coding sequence ATgtcggcaccaccacctcaggGGCCGGGAggcttctccctcttcccaaaTACTACTGCCAGACCACCGTCGAGGAGTCAGAACCAGCAGAGACCACCGACTAGGTCAGGGACACCTCAGGAGGGGCCGTCCAATTCGACAGAAGCATCGCCTCCTCGTGGTTCGAGGATACGGAGGGACTCTTCAGTCAGGGAAGGAAAGCAAAGGGTTGTATCAACCAATCCATGGCAACATGCTCTTGACGCTCGAGAATCTCAACGACGGCAATATCCCCAGGAGAGCGAGGCCGGGCCGTCCAATGCTGTACCTGTCCCGGACCCCGTGGTTGAGACGGCATGTGCTCAGCCGGTGAGCGATCCACCGCAGCGATGCGAGACAGCCTTCTCCGAAGCGCAGACTCTTGTCAGGAGTAACAGCGCTCGATCTCGAAGTTCAATTGCCAAACCACCACTCACATACGCCCCGGCTggtcaatcttcttcttcaggaggaccatcttcctcgtcccATCAAAACCCACCACAACTTCGCTCCATCTTTCCCACCTACAACCCCGAGCTTCCTCTGGACAGACAGGAGTACTACCCAAAAGAAGCCTCCCCAACCCGCATTCCCCAAGCAGCCATCTCCCGTCCTCTCTACTCCCCACGACGAGAGCGCGCCCCAACTGtcaccagcaaccacaacCCTCAATCACCCCCCCAAGGACCAATCCAGTCCCCAGcgcccaccacaacctcctcccgctgGCCCCGCCACCACGAACCGGCCGTGATCCCGCCCGTCTCCTCAACAGAAGAACTGCGCTCCCTCTGGAAAGTAACCAACGGCTGGAAAGCCTCCTCTCTTGAAGGCCGCCCCTTCTGCCTCAAACTCACCACAACCCCGGACGCCCCAGTCtacaccctctcctcctccacctcgcaACCCTTCTACTGCCTCCGAATCGACCcaacctccgcctccgccctcgtctccctctcccgctaCGACCCAAACAAACCCTTCAAAcaatcccccccctccccaaacagcggctccccctcccaatccccaaccccaggtGGCGTCTCCCAATCGGCAAACATtatcaactcctccccctccacgcccccctcttccacctcccttCGAACAAGCATGTCCCTCCGCACAAGCAAATCCACCCGCTCCCTCCAACACAACGCCAAAAACTGGCTAGAAGTCCTGACAACCTCCCTCACTCCCCCCGGCCTGCGGAACGAAAACGACGGTTTGGTCGCCCAGTTATGGCCCTCCGCCGCAGCACGCCTGGTAGCCGACCGCTCCAACGACGCAACAACCGTCGCGCTCGCGCAGCAAGAATCCGCGCGGTTAGTCTTCGATCCCGATTCGGGCAACCACTTCCTCGTCCACCCCGCCTTAGCCATGCCCTTTTGCGTGACGATAGAGAGAAACCCGGTTTATTCAAGAACAGAATACACCCTCGAGCACCTCGAATCGCCCGTCCACCTCGCCAAACTCACCCGCGACGGGACAGGGCAGGGTTGGCTGGAAGTCGACACCTCCATCGCGGCCAAGATCGAGGCGGTGTAcctggttgatgttgttgttgctgcgtTGGTGCTGGTCGCGCACGGGGACGACCAATATACCGCCGGTGTCGAGGTCTTCGAGCCGCCTCCggttgtttttggtggggggaaTGGTTCTGTCATCTCCGGCGACCGTCGCTCTTCACGGTCGTCCAGACGGGCAGGGGGCGATTCCCGTGCGAGCatgagaagagaagagaaacaACGGAAGAaagaggccaagaaggcggagaagaggTCTAAAAGCCGAtccagcaagaagaggatgGAACAGTTCGAGATTGACCTCGAGAGCCAGGATAGTGAATACGGCAAACGATCGgtgaaagaaaaggaggagaagttACCTGCTGTGCTGAGGGCGTTGGTGTGGCTGATCAAGATTTTCTTCAAATGCTTGATTGGGAGTCTAGCGCTGGTGTTTAAATGTCTCGGGGGAATCATCAACGGGTTGGCGAGATGTTGCGGGTTAGGGAAGCTATAG
- the MST1 gene encoding threonyl-tRNA synthetase (EggNog:ENOG503NWTH; COG:J), with the protein MLPQRVARWPTHSLTRNLRPSQKAPLPTRQLQLQLQLQLRSCSTCEATTPAASQTTTPPSNKPFKKTPPPPPPAPEKTPPDHRTLGLHQKLFTTSIYSPGSAFFLPSGTRIFNRLVSFLRNQYVRYGFEEVITPLIYKKDLWAKSGHLENYAQDMYTVTGARHASSEETEETDREYGLKPMNCPGHCLIFSSQKRSFRDLPIRYADFSPLHRNENTGSLTGLTRVRRFHQDDGHIFCRPVQIEEEIKKSLEFVKHTYATLGLGPYRLALSTRPEQYIGSLEDWENAENALKRALDKSGTDWTVNEGDGAFYGPKIDIVLRDSHGKEHQTATIQLDFQLPKRFELEYIAPAPELEQKGETTTDPELLASFGPVRPVMIHRAVLGSVERLMALLIEHYDGRYPLWLNPNQIKIITLNDTEPVVEWATRVRERLLGIADGDVTPTHFAVDLDTSARPIAVKKAEAVSAGVSVVVTIGASEVEGKSLSVDMSAVTGSRKRVTMGPEELRAWVGERVAAHE; encoded by the coding sequence ATGCTTCCACAGAGGGTAGCCAGATGGCCAACTCATTCCCTAACGAGGAACCTCAGACCATCACAAAAAGCACCACTACCCACCCGAcaactccagctccagctccagcttcaGCTCCGAAGCTGCTCGACATGTGAAGCtaccacccccgccgccagccaaaccaccaccccaccatccaacAAACCATTCaagaaaacaccaccaccaccaccaccagcaccagaaAAAACACCCCCAGACCACCGAACCCTCGGCCTCCACCAAAaactcttcaccacctccatctaCTCCCCCGGctccgccttcttcctcccctcggGCACCCGCATCTTCAACCGCCTCGTCTCCTTCCTCCGCAACCAATACGTCCGCTACGGCTTCGAAGAAGTaatcacccccctcatctACAAAAAAGACCTCTGGGCCAAGTCGGGCCACCTCGAAAACTATGCCCAGGACATGTACACCGTCACCGGCGCCCGCCACGCATCTTCGGAAGAAACCGAAGAAACCGACCGCGAATATGGCCTCAAACCCATGAACTGCCCCGGCCACTGCCTCATCTTTTCCAGTCAGAAACGCTCCTTTCGcgacctccccatccgctACGCCGACttctcccctctccaccgaAACGAAAACACGGGCTCCCTCACCGGCCTCACTCGTGTGAGGAGGTTCCACCAGGATGATGGGCATATTTTCTGTCGTCCCGTTCAAATAGAGGAGGAGATTAAAAAGTCGCTGGAGTTTGTCAAGCATACTTATGCCACCCTTGGATTGGGGCCGTATCGGTTGGCGTTGTCTACCCGACCAGAACAATACATTGGTTCACTGGAAGATTGGGAAAATGCAGAGAATGCCTTGAAAAGGGCGTTGGACAAGAGCGGGACGGACTGGACGGTTaatgagggagatggggcgTTTTATGGACCAAAGATTGATATTGTCTTGAGGGATAGTCATGGGAAGGAGCACCAGACTGCGACGATACAACTTGATTTCCAGCTGCCTAAGAGGTTTGAGTTGGAGTATATCGCTCCCGCGCCGGAGCTGGAACAAAAGGGGGAGACGACTACTGACCCGGAGTTGCTGGCGAGCTTTGGGCCGGTGAGACCGGTGATGATACACCGGGCGGTGCTGGGGTctgtggagaggttgatggcgTTGTTGATTGAGCACTATGATGGTAGGTACCCGTTGTGGTTGAACCCAAATCAGATCAAGATTATTACTTTGAATGATACCgagccggtggtggagtggGCCACtcgggtgagggagaggctgTTGGGGATCGCAGATGGGGATGTTACTCCGACGCATTTTGCGGTTGATCTTGATACCAGCGCGAGACCGATTGCTGTCAAGAAGGCAGAGGCTGTTAGTGCGGGAGTGAGTGTGGTGGTTACTATTGGGGCTTCAGAGGTGGAGGGTAAATCTCTCAGTGTTGACATGTCTGCTGTTACTgggtcgaggaagagggtgacaATGGGACCCGAGGAGCTGAGGGcttgggtgggggagagggttgctGCTCATGAGTAG
- the UTP11 gene encoding Small subunit (SSU) processome component (BUSCO:EOG09264CA0; COG:S; EggNog:ENOG503Q39Y), whose protein sequence is MSSLRNSVQRRSHRERAQPLERAKLGLLEKKKDYQKRAKDYKKKQTVLKSLREKAAEKNEDEFYFGMMSRKSAGSSSLTAGKGFDGKVAGDRGNKAMGVDLVRLLKTQDLGYVRTVRNIVAKEVRGLEERWVLAGGGEEEEDSEDEFDMGGQQPKKAKKIVFCEGVEERKEVVEGRKRQEREQERDDEDDEERVRKERNLEKLAKKLKEARKKLKALTDAELELEVTQAKMAKTATSGGVTKAGRRIKVRERKR, encoded by the exons atgtcTTCCCTACGGAACAG CGTCCAACGCCGCTCCCACCGCGAACGCGCCCAGCCCCTCGAGCGCGCCAAACTCGGCCTcctagaaaagaaaaaagattATCAAAAACGCGCAAAGGACTacaaaaaaaagcaaacagTCCTCAAATCCCTCCGGGAGAAAGCCGCCGAGAAGAACGAAGATGAGTTCTATTTCGGCATGATGTCCCGCAAGTCGGCCGGGTCGTCTTCTCTCACTGCGGGAAAAGGGTTTGATGGAAAGGTAGCGGGGGATAGGGGAAACAAGGCTATGGGTGTGGATTTAGTCAGGCTGCTCAAGACGCAGGATTTGGGGTATGTGAGGACTGTGAGGAATATTGTTGCcaaggaggtgagggggttggaggagaggtgggtgcttgcgggcgggggggaagaggaggaggatagtgAGGATGAGTTTGATATGGGAGGGCAACAACCGAAGAAAGCGAAGAAGATTGTTTTttgtgagggggttgaggagcggaaggaggtggtggagggaaggaaaaggcagGAGAGGGAACAGGAGcgtgatgatgaggatgatgaggagagggtgaggaaggagcggAATTTGGAGAAATTGGCTAAGAAGttgaaggaggcgaggaaaAAGCTCAAGGCGTTGACGGATGCCGAGTTGGAACTGGAGGTTACACAGGCGAAGATGGCGAAAACGGCGACGAGCGGGGGGGTTACgaaggcggggaggaggattaAGGtcagggagaggaagaggtga